A single Pangasianodon hypophthalmus isolate fPanHyp1 chromosome 27, fPanHyp1.pri, whole genome shotgun sequence DNA region contains:
- the LOC117596229 gene encoding uncharacterized protein LOC117596229 has protein sequence MAPALVTCSATWQRSLPALLKELPDLQYDNSNYEFWAKIKSWLLKGEVDPKCVFKLVKTKCPLKAWQAIEENFDNKDLTEMAFSNPATMSRLLEKLWKCVSEALGPGTKLFELYYYRRQEVGETFEEYFQEKFRLYCSYGVDNTEPNKNDRHFLCNVMEKAAKSYQAIESQCPKSYTDLLTKAMFIDRMLTTAEFNNECLNCCRKGHTKAQCRRPGGDAEVGPNQCFTCGRYGHWARNCWT, from the coding sequence ATGGCTCCAGCACTTGTGACTTGCAGTGCAACCTGGCAGAGATCACTTCCTGCTCTCCTTAAAGAACTTCCAGACTTGCAGTATGACAACTCCAACTACGAGTTCTGGGCCAAGATAAAGAGCTGGCTCCTCAAAGGAGAAGTGGATCCTAAATGTGTCTTTAAActtgtaaaaacaaaatgccCTCTAAAAGCTTGGCAGGCAATAGAAGAGAACTTCGACAACAAAGACCTGACTGAGATGGCCTTTTCGAACCCTGCAACGATGAGCAGACTGTTGGAGAAGCTCTGGAAGTGTGTATCAGAAGCTCTAGGGCCAGGTACCAAACTGTTTGAGCTGTACTACTACCGGAGGCAAGAGGTTGGTGAAACATTCGAAGAGTATTTTCAAGAGAAGTTCAGGCTGTATTGCTCCTACGGGGTGGACAACACAGAGCCGAACAAGAACGACCGACATTTTCTCTGTAACGTCATGGAGAAAGCGGCAAAGAGCTATCAGGCCATAGAGTCGCAGTGCCCCAAAAGCTACACTGATTTGCTGACCAAGGCCATGTTTATTGACAGGATGCTAACGACAGCTGAATTTAACAATGAGTGCTTGAACTGCTGCAGGAAAGGCCACACTAAAGCTCAGTGCAGAAGACCGGGAGGGGACGCAGAGGTCGGGCCTAACCAGTGCTTTACATGTGGGAGGTACGGTCACTGGGCCAGGAACTGCTGGACTTAG